In a genomic window of Vigna angularis cultivar LongXiaoDou No.4 chromosome 6, ASM1680809v1, whole genome shotgun sequence:
- the LOC108342083 gene encoding pentatricopeptide repeat-containing protein DOT4, chloroplastic isoform X1, which produces MLTMVKIITNFSSCSTYNCHTNEANYPRPLKGFIFFRHSLRKCLLSSNLDVPRSTRVGVTFMLDENAKISKFCEVGDLRNAMELLKMSQNSELDLNTYASILQLCAERRRLQEGKMVHSIISSNGIPIEGVLGPKLVFMYVSCGDLREGRRIFDHTLSDNKVFLWNLMMSEYAKIGDYRESIYLFRKMQKLGITGNSYTFSCILKCFATVGRVEECKRIHGYIYKLGFGSHNTVVNSLIATYFKSGGVDSAHKLFDELSDRDVVSWNSMISGCVMNGFSHTALDFFIQMLILRVGVDLATLVNVLVACANAGSLSFGRAVHGLGVKACFGREGRFNNTLLDMYSKCGNLNEAIQVFGKMGQKTVVSWTSLISAYVREGLYDDAIRLFYEMECKGISPDVYSMTSVLHACAHSNSLDKGRDVHNYFRKKNVTLSLPVCNALMDMYAKCGSMEEAYLVFSQIPTKDIVSWNIMIGGYSKNSLPNEALKLFSEMQEESRPDGFTMACVLPACGSLAALDVGRGIHGWILRNGYSSDLHVVNALMDMYVKCGSLIHAQLLFDMISEKDLISWTVMITGYGMHGLGNEAVATFQKMRIVGIKPDEVTFTSILYACSHSGLLNEGWEFFNAISECNIEPKLEHYACMVDLLARTGNLSKAYNFVETMPIKPDATVWGALLCGCRIHHDVELAEKVAEHVFELEPYNTGYYVLLANVYAEAEKWEEVKKLRERISKLGLKKSPGCSWIEVQGKSTTFVSADSAHPQAKTIVSLLNNLRIKMKSEGYSPKMRYALINADETEKEAALCGHSEKLAVAFGILNLSPGRTIRVAKNLRVCGDCHEMVKFMSKTTRREIILRDSNRFHHFKDGFCSCGDFW; this is translated from the coding sequence ATGTTGACAATGGTGAAAATCATAACCAACTTCAGCAGCTGCTCAACTTATAACTGTCATACAAATGAAGCAAATTATCCCAGACCTCTGAAAGGTTTCATCTTCTTCAGACAttctttaagaaaatgtttattATCTTCAAATTTGGACGTTCCTCGTAGTACTAGGGTGGGTGTCACTTTCATGTTGGATGAAAACGCCAAAATTAGCAAATTTTGCGAGGTGGGTGATCTTCGGAATGCCATGGAATTGCTCAAAATGTCCCAAAATTCCGAGCTTGACTTGAACACTTACGCTTCTATCTTGCAGCTTTGTGCTGAACGTAGGCGTCTGCAAGAGGGTAAGATGGTTCATTCAATTATCTCCTCCAATGGAATACCAATTGAAGGGGTTTTGGGTCCAAAACTAGTGTTCATGTATGTGAGTTGTGGAGACTTAAGAGAAGGGAGACGTATATTCGATCATACTCTCAGTGATAACAAGGTTTTTCTGTGGAATCTTATGATGTCTGAATACGcaaagattggtgattatcgcGAAAGTATATATCTTTTTAGGAAAATGCAGAAACTTGGCATTACAGGGAATTCTTATACGTTTTCATGCATCTTAAAGTGTTTTGCTACTGTGGGAAGGGTAGAGGAGTGTAAAAGAATACATGGGTATATTTATAAACTAGGCTTTGGTTCTCATAATACTGTTGTTAACTCCTTAATTGCAACTTATTTCAAAAGTGGAGGAGTTGACAGTGCACACAAGTTGTTTGATGAATTGAGTGATAGAGATGTTGTGTCCTGGAATTCGATGATAAGTGGCTGCGTGATGAATGGTTTTTCCCACACTGCACTTGATTTTTTCATTCAGATGCTTATTTTAAGGGTTGGTGTGGATTTGGCTACCTTGGTTAATGTTCTTGTAGCTTGCGCAAATGCTGGTagtctttcatttgggagagcAGTTCATGGTCTTGGAGTGAAAGCTTGTTTTGGCAGGGAGGGTAGGTTTAACAATACCTTATTAGACATGTACTCAAAATGTGGTAATTTAAATGAAGCAATTCAAGTTTTTGGGAAAATGGGTCAAAAAACTGTTGTCTCTTGGACTTCATTAATTTCTGCTTATGTAAGAGAAGGTCTATATGATGATGCAATAAGATTATTCTATGAAATGGAATGCAAAGGCATTAGTCCAGATGTTTATTCTATGACTAGTGTCCTTCATGCATGCGCTCATAGCAATTCACTGGATAAAGGCAGAGATGTACACAATTACTTTAGAAAGAAAAACGTGACCTTGAGTTTGCCGGTGTGTAATGCTCTCATGGATATGTATGCAAAATGTGGAAGCATGGAAGAAGCTTATTTAGTTTTCTCTCAAATTCCAACTAAGGACATTGTCTCATGGAATATCATGATTGGTGGTTATTCAAAAAACTCTCTCCCTAATGAGGCTCTTAAACTTTTTTCTGAGATGCAAGAAGAATCAAGACCTGATGGCTTTACAATGGCTTGTGTTCTTCCAGCTTGTGGGAGCCTTGCTGCTCTTGACGTAGGCAGAGGGATTCATGGGTGGATATTGAGAAATGGGTATTCATCAGATTTGCATGTAGTCAATGCACTCATGGACATGTATGTAAAATGTGGGTCACTAATTCATGCACAGTTGCTCTTCGATATGATATCTGAGAAGGATTTGATCTCTTGGACTGTAATGATTACTGGGTATGGCATGCATGGGTTGGGAAATGAAGCAGTTGCCACTTTTCAGAAGATGAGGATTGTAGGTATTAAGCCTGATGAGGTTACCTTCACTTCCATACTCTATGCCTGTAGTCATTCTGGATTACTGAACGAGGGATGGGAATTTTTTAATGCCATTAGTGAATGCAACATTGAGCCCAAGTTAGAGCACTATGCTTGCATGGTAGATCTCCTTGCCCGCACTGGAAATCTATCTAAGGCGTACAACTTCGTTGAGACAATGCCAATTAAACCAGATGCTACAGTTTGGGGTGCCTTGCTTTGTGGGTGTAGGATCCATCATGATGTGGAGCTAGCAGAAAAAGTGGCGGAGCATGTTTTTGAGCTAGAGCCTTACAACACAGGATATTATGTTCTTCTGGCCAACGTCTATGCAGAGGCAGAAAAGTGGGAAGAAGTAAAGAAGTTACGCGAGAGGATTAGTAAGCTGGGACTAAAAAAGAGCCCTGGCTGTAGTTGGATAGAGGTCCAAGGAAAAAGTACCACCTTTGTTTCTGCAGATTCTGCACATCCTCAAGCCAAAACTATAGTCTCATTGCTGAATAATTTGAGAATAAAGATGAAAAGTGAAGGTTATTCTCCAAAGATGAGGTATGCGTTGATTAATGCAGACGAGACGGAGAAGGAAGCGGCTTTGTGTGGGCACAGTGAGAAGTTAGCTGTGGCTTTTGGTATATTAAATTTGTCCCCTGGAAGGACTATTAGGGTCGCCAAGAACTTACGAGTATGTGGTGACTGTCATGAGATGGTGAAGTTCATGTCCAAGACAACCAGAAGGGAGATTATCCTGAGAGATTCAAATCGGTTTCACCATTTCAAGGATGGCTTCTGTTCTTGCGGAGATTTCTGGTAA
- the LOC108342083 gene encoding pentatricopeptide repeat-containing protein DOT4, chloroplastic isoform X2, translated as MLTMVKIITNFSSCSTYNCHTNEANYPRPLKGFIFFRHSLRKCLLSSNLDVPRSTRVGVTFMLDENAKISKFCELCAERRRLQEGKMVHSIISSNGIPIEGVLGPKLVFMYVSCGDLREGRRIFDHTLSDNKVFLWNLMMSEYAKIGDYRESIYLFRKMQKLGITGNSYTFSCILKCFATVGRVEECKRIHGYIYKLGFGSHNTVVNSLIATYFKSGGVDSAHKLFDELSDRDVVSWNSMISGCVMNGFSHTALDFFIQMLILRVGVDLATLVNVLVACANAGSLSFGRAVHGLGVKACFGREGRFNNTLLDMYSKCGNLNEAIQVFGKMGQKTVVSWTSLISAYVREGLYDDAIRLFYEMECKGISPDVYSMTSVLHACAHSNSLDKGRDVHNYFRKKNVTLSLPVCNALMDMYAKCGSMEEAYLVFSQIPTKDIVSWNIMIGGYSKNSLPNEALKLFSEMQEESRPDGFTMACVLPACGSLAALDVGRGIHGWILRNGYSSDLHVVNALMDMYVKCGSLIHAQLLFDMISEKDLISWTVMITGYGMHGLGNEAVATFQKMRIVGIKPDEVTFTSILYACSHSGLLNEGWEFFNAISECNIEPKLEHYACMVDLLARTGNLSKAYNFVETMPIKPDATVWGALLCGCRIHHDVELAEKVAEHVFELEPYNTGYYVLLANVYAEAEKWEEVKKLRERISKLGLKKSPGCSWIEVQGKSTTFVSADSAHPQAKTIVSLLNNLRIKMKSEGYSPKMRYALINADETEKEAALCGHSEKLAVAFGILNLSPGRTIRVAKNLRVCGDCHEMVKFMSKTTRREIILRDSNRFHHFKDGFCSCGDFW; from the exons ATGTTGACAATGGTGAAAATCATAACCAACTTCAGCAGCTGCTCAACTTATAACTGTCATACAAATGAAGCAAATTATCCCAGACCTCTGAAAGGTTTCATCTTCTTCAGACAttctttaagaaaatgtttattATCTTCAAATTTGGACGTTCCTCGTAGTACTAGGGTGGGTGTCACTTTCATGTTGGATGAAAACGCCAAAATTAGCAAATTTTGCGAG CTTTGTGCTGAACGTAGGCGTCTGCAAGAGGGTAAGATGGTTCATTCAATTATCTCCTCCAATGGAATACCAATTGAAGGGGTTTTGGGTCCAAAACTAGTGTTCATGTATGTGAGTTGTGGAGACTTAAGAGAAGGGAGACGTATATTCGATCATACTCTCAGTGATAACAAGGTTTTTCTGTGGAATCTTATGATGTCTGAATACGcaaagattggtgattatcgcGAAAGTATATATCTTTTTAGGAAAATGCAGAAACTTGGCATTACAGGGAATTCTTATACGTTTTCATGCATCTTAAAGTGTTTTGCTACTGTGGGAAGGGTAGAGGAGTGTAAAAGAATACATGGGTATATTTATAAACTAGGCTTTGGTTCTCATAATACTGTTGTTAACTCCTTAATTGCAACTTATTTCAAAAGTGGAGGAGTTGACAGTGCACACAAGTTGTTTGATGAATTGAGTGATAGAGATGTTGTGTCCTGGAATTCGATGATAAGTGGCTGCGTGATGAATGGTTTTTCCCACACTGCACTTGATTTTTTCATTCAGATGCTTATTTTAAGGGTTGGTGTGGATTTGGCTACCTTGGTTAATGTTCTTGTAGCTTGCGCAAATGCTGGTagtctttcatttgggagagcAGTTCATGGTCTTGGAGTGAAAGCTTGTTTTGGCAGGGAGGGTAGGTTTAACAATACCTTATTAGACATGTACTCAAAATGTGGTAATTTAAATGAAGCAATTCAAGTTTTTGGGAAAATGGGTCAAAAAACTGTTGTCTCTTGGACTTCATTAATTTCTGCTTATGTAAGAGAAGGTCTATATGATGATGCAATAAGATTATTCTATGAAATGGAATGCAAAGGCATTAGTCCAGATGTTTATTCTATGACTAGTGTCCTTCATGCATGCGCTCATAGCAATTCACTGGATAAAGGCAGAGATGTACACAATTACTTTAGAAAGAAAAACGTGACCTTGAGTTTGCCGGTGTGTAATGCTCTCATGGATATGTATGCAAAATGTGGAAGCATGGAAGAAGCTTATTTAGTTTTCTCTCAAATTCCAACTAAGGACATTGTCTCATGGAATATCATGATTGGTGGTTATTCAAAAAACTCTCTCCCTAATGAGGCTCTTAAACTTTTTTCTGAGATGCAAGAAGAATCAAGACCTGATGGCTTTACAATGGCTTGTGTTCTTCCAGCTTGTGGGAGCCTTGCTGCTCTTGACGTAGGCAGAGGGATTCATGGGTGGATATTGAGAAATGGGTATTCATCAGATTTGCATGTAGTCAATGCACTCATGGACATGTATGTAAAATGTGGGTCACTAATTCATGCACAGTTGCTCTTCGATATGATATCTGAGAAGGATTTGATCTCTTGGACTGTAATGATTACTGGGTATGGCATGCATGGGTTGGGAAATGAAGCAGTTGCCACTTTTCAGAAGATGAGGATTGTAGGTATTAAGCCTGATGAGGTTACCTTCACTTCCATACTCTATGCCTGTAGTCATTCTGGATTACTGAACGAGGGATGGGAATTTTTTAATGCCATTAGTGAATGCAACATTGAGCCCAAGTTAGAGCACTATGCTTGCATGGTAGATCTCCTTGCCCGCACTGGAAATCTATCTAAGGCGTACAACTTCGTTGAGACAATGCCAATTAAACCAGATGCTACAGTTTGGGGTGCCTTGCTTTGTGGGTGTAGGATCCATCATGATGTGGAGCTAGCAGAAAAAGTGGCGGAGCATGTTTTTGAGCTAGAGCCTTACAACACAGGATATTATGTTCTTCTGGCCAACGTCTATGCAGAGGCAGAAAAGTGGGAAGAAGTAAAGAAGTTACGCGAGAGGATTAGTAAGCTGGGACTAAAAAAGAGCCCTGGCTGTAGTTGGATAGAGGTCCAAGGAAAAAGTACCACCTTTGTTTCTGCAGATTCTGCACATCCTCAAGCCAAAACTATAGTCTCATTGCTGAATAATTTGAGAATAAAGATGAAAAGTGAAGGTTATTCTCCAAAGATGAGGTATGCGTTGATTAATGCAGACGAGACGGAGAAGGAAGCGGCTTTGTGTGGGCACAGTGAGAAGTTAGCTGTGGCTTTTGGTATATTAAATTTGTCCCCTGGAAGGACTATTAGGGTCGCCAAGAACTTACGAGTATGTGGTGACTGTCATGAGATGGTGAAGTTCATGTCCAAGACAACCAGAAGGGAGATTATCCTGAGAGATTCAAATCGGTTTCACCATTTCAAGGATGGCTTCTGTTCTTGCGGAGATTTCTGGTAA
- the LOC108342012 gene encoding uncharacterized protein LOC108342012 gives MDQNRSEERGEILGPVHERVDGNLSHLVEGVVIDAVDGNNLGGRVGIRGEAGTSREVRKDLGSEKELKEELEEVKDQDKHGQENISDNKLPGVDQGTSYKPNHLVNQEVIETVVVIESFETDYVNENNRKLEAEVNESGLNFTSMKVPEGASETDKSSCVIDIKCSSRKRFSENSEGEQICRICHLASVQPSDENEATVGPAASSATCSDLIQLGCACKDELGIAHVHCAEAWFKLKGNRLCEICSETATNVSGVSNYEFMEKWNERRFMEDGGNSSRRFGGCWRGQPFCNFLMACLVIAFVLPWFFRVNVF, from the exons ATGGATCAAAACAGAAGCGAAGAAAGAGGTGAGATACTGGGTCCGGTTCATGAAAGGGTAGATGGGAATTTGAGTCATTTGGTTGAAGGGGTAGTTATTGATGCAGTAGATGGGAACAACTTGGGTGGCAGAGTTGGTATAAGGGGAGAAGCTGGAACTTCAAGAGAGGTGCGTAAGGATTTGGGATCTGAAAAGGAGCTAAAGGAGGAGCTTGAGGAAGTTAAGGATCAGGACAAGCATGGTCAAGAAAATATCAGTGATAATAAATTGCCTGGGGTTGATCAGGGAACTAGTTATAAACCAAACCATTTGGTTAATCAGGAAGTGATTGAAACTGTGGTTGTGATCGAGTCTTTTGAGACTGACTATGTCAATGAGAATAATAGGAAGTTGGAAGCAGAAGTTAATGAATCGGGGTTGAACTTTACATCCATGAAAGTACCGGAAGGGGCGTCTGAAACTGATAAAAGTTCATGTGTGATTGATATAAAATGCAGCAGCCGCAAAAGGTTTTCTGAGAATTCTGAAGGTGAACAGATTTGTAGGATTTGCCATCTGGCTTCTGTGCAGCCATCAGATGAAAATGAAGCAACTGTTGGCCCTGCTGCTAGTAGTGCTACGTGTTCAGATTTGATTCAGCTTGGTTGTGCATGTAAAGATGAGCTAGGCATTGCACATGTTCATTGTGCTGAGGCGTGGTTCAAGCTTAAGGGGAACAG GTTATGTGAAATATGCAGTGAGACTGCAACAAATGTTTCGGGTGTTagtaattatgaatttatgGAAAAGTGGAATGAAAGAAGGTTCATGGAAGACGGTGGCAACTCATCCCGCAGGTTTGGTGGATGCTGGCGAGGACAACCATTTTGTAACTTCTTGATGGCATGCCTGGTAATAGCATTTGTTCTGCCATGGTTTTTTCGTGTAAATGTGTTCTAG